A genomic region of Vitis vinifera cultivar Pinot Noir 40024 chromosome 7, ASM3070453v1 contains the following coding sequences:
- the LOC100267927 gene encoding cysteine-rich and transmembrane domain-containing protein WIH2, producing the protein MSYYSQQQPPVGVPPPQGYPVEGYPKDAYPPPGYPPQAYPPPQAYPPQYAQPPPKNETGGFLEGCLAALCCCCLLDACF; encoded by the exons ATGAGTTACTACAGTCAGCAGCAGCCTCCTGTTGGAGTTCCTCCTCCTCAAG GTTATCCAGTTGAAGGGTATCCAAAGGATGCGTATCCCCCACCAGGGTACCCTCCGCAGGCGTATCCTCCTCCGCAAGCGTACCCTCCTCAGTACGCCCAGCCCCCTCCCAAGAACGAAACCGGCGGTTTCCTCGAAGGATG TTTGGCGGCGCTGTGCTGTTGCTGTCTTCTAGATGCTTGCTTCTGA